The Nocardia sp. BMG111209 genome includes a window with the following:
- a CDS encoding TetR family transcriptional regulator, with the protein MSRRDEVLQAALDLLDEVGLDALTVRRLAERLAVQPSALYRHFHSKQALLDAMVASVLTAGPEPAPVDADWDRVLHRTAVRTRAAMLTHRDGARLLITHLIPEAGTGNGPAQQSWANILTVLPAGTSADTAMIVVDTLFAYVNGFTMEEQARDGFPQPPARRAWRDERFRAGLDLIIAGIETTLRAAGQRPRD; encoded by the coding sequence GTGTCCCGTCGCGACGAAGTGCTGCAAGCCGCCCTCGACCTCCTGGACGAGGTGGGGCTGGACGCGCTGACCGTCCGCCGGCTGGCCGAGCGACTGGCCGTGCAGCCCAGTGCCCTGTACCGCCATTTCCACAGCAAGCAGGCGTTGCTCGACGCGATGGTGGCCAGTGTGCTCACCGCCGGACCCGAGCCGGCGCCGGTGGACGCGGACTGGGATCGGGTGCTGCATCGGACGGCCGTCCGCACCCGGGCCGCGATGCTGACCCACCGCGACGGCGCCCGGTTGCTGATCACGCACCTGATCCCGGAGGCCGGGACCGGAAACGGCCCGGCGCAACAGAGTTGGGCGAACATCTTGACCGTGCTGCCGGCCGGCACCTCGGCGGATACCGCGATGATCGTGGTGGACACCCTGTTCGCCTACGTCAACGGATTCACCATGGAAGAGCAAGCGCGGGACGGATTCCCGCAGCCACCCGCGCGACGGGCCTGGCGGGACGAGAGATTCCGCGCCGGGCTGGATCTGATCATCGCCGGCATCGAGACCACGTTGCGCGCGGCCGGTCAGCGGCCGCGCGACTGA
- a CDS encoding NAD(P)/FAD-dependent oxidoreductase: MKVVVIGAGLGGLSLARRLIRAGIEVGVRERDSAMESRFQGYRVGIGGHAMPAVRGCLPDRLLPLLAAIGGDVTGMGRMVDTRLRLLGEVPPQDEGTMFDRHVLRHLLLAGLADRVRFGKQFEEYRELPDGRVRVRYTDGTEETADVVVGADGMGSAVRRRLVPSIRIRTMDRVGAIGRTPLTERFAALVPGWSTMVNAPDRQLFLGTMKFRRPPAEAAADLAPDVALPDTGSYLRWVMLIPAEFATAAAGSEQDPVAALAVLRDLAGDWHPDLRAVFEEADPHNSGIAPLRIGDPVHPWPTRPITLLGDAAHPTPPGGLGANLAFLDSELLCRALTSVRDGTSELLPALAGYERRICAAAAKAFGHAEQVYESFDEMRRDAARRD; this comes from the coding sequence GTGAAAGTAGTGGTGATCGGTGCCGGACTCGGCGGTCTTTCCCTGGCCCGCCGGTTGATTCGCGCCGGGATCGAGGTCGGCGTGCGCGAGCGCGACTCCGCGATGGAGTCGCGATTCCAGGGCTATCGGGTCGGGATCGGCGGTCATGCCATGCCGGCGGTGCGCGGCTGCCTGCCCGACCGGCTGCTGCCGCTGCTGGCGGCGATCGGCGGCGACGTGACCGGTATGGGCCGGATGGTCGACACCCGGCTGCGGCTGCTGGGGGAGGTGCCGCCGCAGGACGAGGGCACCATGTTCGATCGCCATGTCCTGCGTCATCTGCTGCTGGCCGGTCTCGCCGACCGGGTGCGGTTCGGCAAGCAGTTCGAGGAATACCGGGAGCTACCGGACGGCCGCGTGCGGGTGCGCTACACCGACGGCACCGAGGAGACCGCGGACGTGGTGGTCGGCGCCGACGGGATGGGTTCCGCGGTGCGCCGCCGGCTCGTCCCGTCGATCCGGATCCGGACGATGGATCGGGTCGGCGCGATCGGCCGCACACCGCTGACCGAACGGTTCGCCGCGCTGGTCCCCGGCTGGAGCACCATGGTCAATGCCCCGGATCGGCAACTGTTCCTGGGCACGATGAAATTCCGGCGGCCACCGGCCGAGGCCGCCGCCGACCTGGCCCCGGACGTGGCGCTGCCGGACACCGGTAGTTATCTGCGCTGGGTGATGCTGATCCCGGCCGAATTCGCCACGGCCGCCGCCGGTTCGGAGCAGGATCCGGTGGCGGCGCTGGCGGTGCTGCGCGATCTGGCCGGCGACTGGCATCCGGATCTGCGCGCGGTGTTCGAGGAGGCCGATCCGCACAACAGCGGAATCGCCCCGCTGCGCATCGGCGATCCGGTCCACCCCTGGCCCACCCGGCCGATCACCCTGCTCGGCGATGCGGCCCATCCGACCCCGCCCGGCGGCCTGGGTGCGAATCTCGCCTTCCTGGACAGTGAACTCCTCTGCCGCGCACTGACTTCGGTGCGCGACGGGACCAGCGAACTGCTCCCCGCACTCGCCGGCTACGAACGCCGCATCTGCGCGGCCGCCGCGAAGGCCTTCGGTCACGCCGAACAGGTCTACGAATCCTTCGACGAGATGCGCCGGGACGCGGCCCGCCGGGACTGA
- a CDS encoding Fur family transcriptional regulator encodes MARAHHDGYAASAAEHQFAQLLLRGHGLRCTAPRLAVLSALASARDRGHLTVAQIRDEVTAAGHDVDLTTVYRTVSTLVGASVLHALVVDERVTSYGLTDTPHHHAVCTRCGAIDEVPAAKLSTALDAARAGSRFALPDSAGLTLHGLCPACQHH; translated from the coding sequence ATGGCACGGGCCCACCACGACGGGTACGCCGCATCGGCGGCCGAGCACCAGTTCGCGCAGCTACTGCTGCGCGGACACGGGTTGCGCTGTACCGCACCACGTCTGGCGGTGTTGTCGGCGCTCGCGTCGGCCCGCGACCGCGGGCACCTCACCGTGGCCCAGATCCGGGACGAGGTGACCGCGGCCGGCCACGACGTGGACCTGACCACCGTGTACCGCACGGTCTCCACCCTCGTCGGCGCGAGCGTGCTGCACGCCCTGGTGGTCGACGAGCGCGTCACCAGTTACGGACTCACCGACACCCCGCACCACCACGCCGTGTGCACCCGCTGCGGCGCCATCGACGAGGTTCCGGCGGCGAAGCTGAGCACCGCACTGGACGCCGCCCGCGCGGGCAGCCGATTCGCCCTGCCCGACAGCGCCGGACTGACCCTGCACGGCCTGTGCCCCGCCTGCCAGCACCACTGA
- a CDS encoding HoxN/HupN/NixA family nickel/cobalt transporter has product MPSLAQQRNPFRPSLTRAEWLRLALLGALIAALHIVGWVTLVAFVAPRHFDLGGRTLGIGVGLTAYTLGLRHAFDADHIAAIDNTTRKLMNDGQRPLSVGFFFSLGHSSVVFGLALLLSLGVRALAGPVEDDGSALHRYAGLIGTTVSGTFLYVIAILNLVVLVGVIRVFRRMRTGVYDEAELERQLAQRGLFNRLLAPVLRAITRPWQMYPVGLLFGLGFDTATEVALLVLAGTSAAAGLPWYAILCLPILFAAGMSLLDTIDGSFMNFAYGWAFAKPVRKVYYNITVTALSVVVALVIGTIELLGLLAGRLGWTGGAWGWIAGLNLNAVGFLIAGLFVLTWVVALTAWRYGRFEQRWTTALPPGTAPVTEPGQSSR; this is encoded by the coding sequence ATGCCGTCACTCGCGCAGCAGCGCAATCCTTTTCGACCGTCCCTCACCCGGGCCGAATGGCTGCGGCTGGCCCTGCTCGGCGCGCTGATCGCGGCCCTGCACATCGTGGGCTGGGTCACCCTGGTCGCGTTCGTGGCGCCGCGGCACTTCGACCTCGGCGGCCGCACCCTCGGCATCGGGGTCGGGCTCACCGCCTACACCCTCGGGCTGCGGCACGCCTTCGACGCCGACCACATCGCGGCGATCGACAACACCACCCGCAAACTCATGAACGACGGGCAGCGACCGCTGTCGGTCGGATTCTTCTTCTCCCTCGGGCATTCCAGCGTCGTGTTCGGGCTGGCGCTGCTGTTGTCGCTCGGGGTCCGCGCGCTGGCCGGCCCGGTCGAGGACGACGGTTCGGCCCTGCACCGCTACGCCGGCCTGATCGGCACCACCGTTTCCGGCACGTTCCTGTACGTGATCGCGATCCTCAATCTCGTTGTCCTCGTGGGTGTGATCCGCGTGTTCCGGCGGATGCGCACCGGCGTCTACGACGAGGCCGAACTGGAACGCCAACTGGCACAACGAGGTCTGTTCAACCGCCTGCTCGCACCGGTGCTGCGCGCGATCACCAGGCCCTGGCAGATGTACCCGGTCGGGCTGTTGTTCGGGCTCGGCTTCGACACCGCCACCGAGGTCGCGCTGCTGGTACTGGCCGGGACCAGCGCCGCCGCCGGACTGCCCTGGTACGCGATCCTGTGCCTGCCGATCCTGTTCGCCGCCGGTATGAGCCTGCTGGACACCATCGATGGCAGCTTCATGAACTTCGCCTACGGCTGGGCCTTCGCGAAACCCGTCCGGAAGGTCTACTACAACATCACCGTCACCGCGTTGTCGGTGGTCGTCGCCCTGGTCATCGGCACGATCGAACTGCTCGGCCTGCTGGCCGGCCGACTGGGCTGGACCGGGGGAGCCTGGGGCTGGATCGCCGGCCTGAACCTGAACGCCGTCGGTTTCCTGATCGCCGGCCTGTTCGTCCTCACCTGGGTCGTCGCGCTGACCGCCTGGCGCTACGGCCGATTCGAGCAGCGCTGGACCACCGCGCTGCCGCCGGGCACCGCCCCGGTGACCGAGCCCGGTCAATCCTCGAGGTAG